From the genome of Primulina huaijiensis isolate GDHJ02 unplaced genomic scaffold, ASM1229523v2 scaffold16847, whole genome shotgun sequence, one region includes:
- the LOC140965934 gene encoding PRA1 family protein B3-like, which produces MAAPPPLPISSGSQPPIATTAFRSFIYRLSASVRHALSQRRPWLELLDRSSFSRPDSLSDAASRIRRNYSYFRINYLSLLALSLAFSLISHPFSLLVLLSLLAAWLFLYTFRSSDHPLVIAGRAFSDREILGILVVSTIIVVFLTSVGSLLISALLVGLAVVCAHGAFRMPEDLFLDDQEPLQTGFLSFIGGAANAAAAVAPTVASHV; this is translated from the coding sequence ATGGCCGCTCCGCCTCCGCTCCCGATCTCGTCGGGTTCACAACCACCTATCGCTACCACCGCCTTCCGCTCATTTATCTACAGGCTGTCGGCTTCCGTCCGTCACGCACTCTCCCAGCGCCGTCCATGGTTGGAACTCCTGGACCGCTCTTCCTTCTCACGTCCCGATTCCCTTTCCGACGCCGCCTCTCGCATTCGCAGGAACTACTCATATTTCCGCATCAATTACCTCTCCCTCCTCGCTCTCTCCCTCGCTTTCTCTCTCATTTCCCATCCTTTCTCCCTCCTTGTCCTCCTATCCCTTCTCGCCGCCTGGCTGTTCCTCTACACCTTCCGATCTTCGGATCATCCGCTAGTAATCGCGGGTCGCGCGTTCTCGGATCGAGAGATATTGGGGATCCTCGTGGTGTCTACGATTATTGTGGTTTTCCTCACTAGCGTTGGATCGCTGCTAATTTCCGCTTTGCTTGTCGGCCTAGCTGTTGTCTGCGCGCACGGTGCGTTTCGAATGCCAGAGGATTTGTTTTTGGATGATCAGGAACCACTGCAGACTGGTTTCCTTTCGTTTATTGGCGGTGCCGCCAATGCTGCTGCGGCAGTGGCTCCCACTGTTGCCTCCCACGTTTAA
- the LOC140965931 gene encoding GRF1-interacting factor 2-like isoform X2 encodes MQQPGQMFPVTPSFPSTNITTEQIQKYLDENKKLILAILDNQNLGKLAECAQYQVQLQKNLMYLAAIADAQPQTTPSPLMPPPHMQMTPRNAMQQGGLYMSHPQALAMSQQPGAFAQRAPFSIPHPMQDPRHQLPQQLHPQSTQGLMTMWPVGATNGMSPMHNISLGGVNSILPTLNPANKQEKPESGATPKSDGQGSTDGDKAK; translated from the exons ATGCAGCAACCAGGTCAGATGTTTCCAGTCACGCCGTCATTTCCTTCCACTAACATCACCACCGAGCAAATCCAGAAG TACCTTGACGAGAACAAGAAATTGATATTGGCAATTTTGGACAATCAAAATCTTGGCAAACTTGCTGAATGTGCCCA ATACCAGGTGCAGCTTCAAAAGAATTTGATGTATTTAGCTGCCATTGCTGATGCCCAACCGCAGACAACACCATCACCATTAATGCCACCTCCG CACATGCAAATGACTCCACGTAATGCAATGCAACAAGGGGGTCTATACATGTCTCATCCTCAGGCATTAGCCATGTCTCAGCAACCAGGTGCTTTCGCTCAACGAGCACCATTCAGTATTCCACATCCCATGCAGGATCCACGGCATCAACTACCTCAACAACTCCACCCACAATCCACACAAGGGCTAATGACCATGTGGCCTGTTGGAGCCACCAATGGAATGAGTCCCATGCACAACATCAGTCTTGGAGGGGTCAACAGCATTTTGCCCACTTTAAATCCAGCAAACAAGCAAGAAAAACCTGAGAGTGGCGCCACACCTAAATCCGATGGCCAGGGTAGTACAGATGGAGATAAAGCAAAATAA
- the LOC140965931 gene encoding GRF1-interacting factor 3-like isoform X3, whose amino-acid sequence MQQPGQMFPVTPSFPSTNITTEQIQKVQLQKNLMYLAAIADAQPQTTPSPLMPPPVSCVATLIIYMILLVPLQTAFLFIHQHMQMTPRNAMQQGGLYMSHPQALAMSQQPGAFAQRAPFSIPHPMQDPRHQLPQQLHPQSTQGLMTMWPVGATNGMSPMHNISLGGVNSILPTLNPANKQEKPESGATPKSDGQGSTDGDKAK is encoded by the exons ATGCAGCAACCAGGTCAGATGTTTCCAGTCACGCCGTCATTTCCTTCCACTAACATCACCACCGAGCAAATCCAGAAG GTGCAGCTTCAAAAGAATTTGATGTATTTAGCTGCCATTGCTGATGCCCAACCGCAGACAACACCATCACCATTAATGCCACCTCCGGTATCTTGTGTTGCAACCTTAataatttatatgattttactTGTACCATTACAAACTGCTTTCTTATTCATACATCAGCACATGCAAATGACTCCACGTAATGCAATGCAACAAGGGGGTCTATACATGTCTCATCCTCAGGCATTAGCCATGTCTCAGCAACCAGGTGCTTTCGCTCAACGAGCACCATTCAGTATTCCACATCCCATGCAGGATCCACGGCATCAACTACCTCAACAACTCCACCCACAATCCACACAAGGGCTAATGACCATGTGGCCTGTTGGAGCCACCAATGGAATGAGTCCCATGCACAACATCAGTCTTGGAGGGGTCAACAGCATTTTGCCCACTTTAAATCCAGCAAACAAGCAAGAAAAACCTGAGAGTGGCGCCACACCTAAATCCGATGGCCAGGGTAGTACAGATGGAGATAAAGCAAAATAA
- the LOC140965931 gene encoding GRF1-interacting factor 3-like isoform X4, translating to MQQPGQMFPVTPSFPSTNITTEQIQKVQLQKNLMYLAAIADAQPQTTPSPLMPPPHMQMTPRNAMQQGGLYMSHPQALAMSQQPGAFAQRAPFSIPHPMQDPRHQLPQQLHPQSTQGLMTMWPVGATNGMSPMHNISLGGVNSILPTLNPANKQEKPESGATPKSDGQGSTDGDKAK from the exons ATGCAGCAACCAGGTCAGATGTTTCCAGTCACGCCGTCATTTCCTTCCACTAACATCACCACCGAGCAAATCCAGAAG GTGCAGCTTCAAAAGAATTTGATGTATTTAGCTGCCATTGCTGATGCCCAACCGCAGACAACACCATCACCATTAATGCCACCTCCG CACATGCAAATGACTCCACGTAATGCAATGCAACAAGGGGGTCTATACATGTCTCATCCTCAGGCATTAGCCATGTCTCAGCAACCAGGTGCTTTCGCTCAACGAGCACCATTCAGTATTCCACATCCCATGCAGGATCCACGGCATCAACTACCTCAACAACTCCACCCACAATCCACACAAGGGCTAATGACCATGTGGCCTGTTGGAGCCACCAATGGAATGAGTCCCATGCACAACATCAGTCTTGGAGGGGTCAACAGCATTTTGCCCACTTTAAATCCAGCAAACAAGCAAGAAAAACCTGAGAGTGGCGCCACACCTAAATCCGATGGCCAGGGTAGTACAGATGGAGATAAAGCAAAATAA
- the LOC140965931 gene encoding GRF1-interacting factor 2-like isoform X1 — protein MQQPGQMFPVTPSFPSTNITTEQIQKYLDENKKLILAILDNQNLGKLAECAQYQVQLQKNLMYLAAIADAQPQTTPSPLMPPPVSCVATLIIYMILLVPLQTAFLFIHQHMQMTPRNAMQQGGLYMSHPQALAMSQQPGAFAQRAPFSIPHPMQDPRHQLPQQLHPQSTQGLMTMWPVGATNGMSPMHNISLGGVNSILPTLNPANKQEKPESGATPKSDGQGSTDGDKAK, from the exons ATGCAGCAACCAGGTCAGATGTTTCCAGTCACGCCGTCATTTCCTTCCACTAACATCACCACCGAGCAAATCCAGAAG TACCTTGACGAGAACAAGAAATTGATATTGGCAATTTTGGACAATCAAAATCTTGGCAAACTTGCTGAATGTGCCCA ATACCAGGTGCAGCTTCAAAAGAATTTGATGTATTTAGCTGCCATTGCTGATGCCCAACCGCAGACAACACCATCACCATTAATGCCACCTCCGGTATCTTGTGTTGCAACCTTAataatttatatgattttactTGTACCATTACAAACTGCTTTCTTATTCATACATCAGCACATGCAAATGACTCCACGTAATGCAATGCAACAAGGGGGTCTATACATGTCTCATCCTCAGGCATTAGCCATGTCTCAGCAACCAGGTGCTTTCGCTCAACGAGCACCATTCAGTATTCCACATCCCATGCAGGATCCACGGCATCAACTACCTCAACAACTCCACCCACAATCCACACAAGGGCTAATGACCATGTGGCCTGTTGGAGCCACCAATGGAATGAGTCCCATGCACAACATCAGTCTTGGAGGGGTCAACAGCATTTTGCCCACTTTAAATCCAGCAAACAAGCAAGAAAAACCTGAGAGTGGCGCCACACCTAAATCCGATGGCCAGGGTAGTACAGATGGAGATAAAGCAAAATAA
- the LOC140965938 gene encoding heavy metal-associated isoprenylated plant protein 45: protein MANVVELKVGLHCDDCIKKILKAIKKIEDIETYGVDTELNKVTVTGNVTNEEVIRVLHKIGKQAKSWDQNSENTN, encoded by the exons ATGGCTAAT GTGGTGGAGTTGAAGGTAGGATTACACTGTGATGATTGTATCAAGAAAATCTTGAAGGCCATCAAGAAAATAGAAG ATATTGAAACTTACGGCGTGGACACGGAGTTGAACAAGGTTACTGTGACCGGCAATGTGACTAACGAAGAGGTTATTAGGGTTCTTCACAAGATTGGAAAACAAGCTAAGAGTTGGGACCAAAACTCAGAAAACACCAACTGA
- the LOC140965937 gene encoding wound-induced protein 1-like, with product MRVLTGDKESHFHFVPHSISAFGHIVLAEGFDQSRSIAWVHAWTVTDGIITQVKEYFNTSLTVTRFCKSEQSDFGIASLHCPSVWESSFPDRVGKSVPGLVLAI from the coding sequence ATGCGCGTACTCACCGGAGACAAGGAATCTCATTTCCATTTCGTCCCCCACAGCATCTCCGCCTTTGGACACATAGTCCTAGCCGAAGGATTCGACCAGTCCCGTTCAATCGCCTGGGTCCACGCCTGGACGGTCACTGATGGGATAATAACCCAGGTTAAGGAGTACTTCAACACATCCCTCACCGTCACGCGTTTCTGCAAATCTGAACAGTCCGATTTCGGCATTGCTTCCCTTCACTGCCCTTCCGTTTGGGAGAGTAGCTTTCCAGATCGGGTCGGGAAATCCGTGCCGGGTCTCGTGCTTGCTATCTGA